AAACCTGGTGCAAGTAAACGGGCACTATTGGCCCTCGTCTTTGAGCTCGCCCCCGCCCTTCTTCATCGCCTTTCCCGCCTCCGCACGCTTGCGCCGCACTTCTTTCGGATCCGCGATGAGTGGTCGGTAGATCTCCACCCGATCCCGGTCTCGAACCGGTGCCTCCAGCTTGGTAAGCTTCGACCAAATCCCCACCTTGTTGCGAGCCAGATCGATTTCGGGAAAACGCTCCAGCACCCTGGAACGTCGGATCGCCTCCTCTACGGTCGCGCCCGGGGGCAGGCGCACCGGAATGAGCACCTGCTGATCCGGTCGG
Above is a window of Thiobacter sp. AK1 DNA encoding:
- a CDS encoding RnfH family protein gives rise to the protein MDETILVEVAYARPDQQVLIPVRLPPGATVEEAIRRSRVLERFPEIDLARNKVGIWSKLTKLEAPVRDRDRVEIYRPLIADPKEVRRKRAEAGKAMKKGGGELKDEGQ